One window from the genome of Candidatus Dependentiae bacterium encodes:
- a CDS encoding PQ-loop repeat-containing protein translates to MDITALWHNLLVLSQCLYMTCLLPQVVTNYKVKSGTGLSDLFAIGYLNGHFAQLFYVFCLNLPMGYKIFVPVQFLIVLVLIFQRLYYDRFANKALTLFYAINIACAIALIPVACRVPLLCGTANGWLSLIIFSLSQIPQIYKLYTTRSVQGFSMMFVVVMGCGSVLELLGSIFLGLPIQTIFNAVRNTSFVAACLGAFYLYNRSSNVIK, encoded by the coding sequence ATGGATATAACAGCTCTGTGGCATAACTTGCTTGTACTTTCTCAATGTCTTTATATGACATGTTTACTTCCTCAAGTTGTAACCAATTATAAAGTAAAGTCAGGTACGGGGCTGAGTGATCTTTTCGCGATTGGTTATTTAAATGGTCATTTCGCACAGCTTTTTTATGTCTTTTGTTTGAACTTGCCCATGGGGTATAAAATTTTTGTACCGGTTCAATTTTTAATTGTTTTAGTACTTATTTTTCAGCGTCTTTACTATGATCGTTTTGCCAACAAAGCTTTAACACTTTTTTATGCTATAAACATTGCTTGCGCAATTGCACTTATTCCGGTTGCATGTCGGGTTCCTCTATTGTGTGGAACAGCTAATGGTTGGCTTTCACTTATTATTTTTAGTCTCAGCCAAATTCCACAAATTTATAAATTGTATACAACTCGAAGTGTGCAAGGTTTTAGCATGATGTTTGTGGTTGTCATGGGATGTGGAAGTGTACTTGAGCTTCTCGGATCAATATTTTTAGGCTTGCCTATTCAAACTATTTTTAACGCTGTTCGTAATACGTCATTTGTTGCAGCTTGTTTGGGAGCATTTTACCTCTATAATCGCTCCAGTAATGTAATAAAATAA
- a CDS encoding ABC-F family ATP-binding cassette domain-containing protein, whose translation MIFGNNVTLHYGDRDLFDHISFSWDQNDKIGLIGRNGAGKSTLLKAIAGLIQLDEGTISIERGKRFAYLPQEVVLASQKTVLDEAYTAFAELVSLRDEVILLEARIDAGLSEHEAHDVLERYAYIQEQLQNYDPDNLMVEVKKVLTGLGFTPEKMQDSVDSLSVGWKMRLVLAKLLLSKADFYLFDEPTNHLDIIAKDWFVSFLKESKSGFVLVSHDRYFLDNVCDYMYELDRGQGKTYYGNYAAYETQKAEAKEQIEKAYAQQQREIKQKKETIERFKAKASKAGMAQSMMKQLDKIELIEPVAKPPSVMLNFSHVQRAGKIVLTVKDLSKVFNGHTIFKNASFEIPRDEKVALVAANGVGKSTLFNLICGRYPLETGSVTLGHNVTPALFEQDQDKVLKHNKTVLEEAEDAATTPTARQRVRGFLGAFLFPGDDVKKKIGMLSGGEKNRVAMVKVLLADANLLILDEPTNHLDLDSKDILLKALKQFSGTILFVSHDRSFLNDLATVIIELTPTGTHTYQGNYDEYLYRKQMIAGAQDASSATPGKASQQEQKKVVQQAAPINNSKEAYELRKKISNVTKKIERQDAEFADLASKLGFYEYGSEQYNKLLDQQRKVQEEKAKAERTWEELQAQLDRL comes from the coding sequence ATGATTTTTGGTAATAATGTAACACTTCATTACGGTGATCGAGATTTATTTGATCATATCTCATTTTCGTGGGATCAAAACGATAAAATTGGTTTGATTGGTCGCAATGGAGCCGGCAAGTCAACGCTTTTAAAAGCAATCGCCGGTCTGATACAGCTTGATGAAGGGACTATCAGCATCGAGCGCGGTAAGCGCTTTGCATACCTACCACAAGAGGTGGTTCTTGCATCACAAAAAACAGTTCTTGATGAAGCCTACACCGCATTTGCAGAGCTTGTTTCTTTGCGTGATGAGGTAATCTTGCTTGAGGCTCGCATCGATGCCGGTCTTTCAGAGCATGAAGCGCATGACGTTCTTGAACGTTATGCTTATATCCAAGAGCAATTACAAAATTATGATCCAGATAATTTGATGGTTGAAGTAAAAAAAGTACTCACTGGTTTGGGATTTACTCCTGAAAAAATGCAGGATTCTGTTGACTCACTGAGCGTTGGTTGGAAAATGCGTTTGGTTTTGGCCAAGCTTTTACTTTCCAAAGCAGATTTTTACCTCTTTGACGAACCAACTAACCACTTGGATATTATTGCTAAAGACTGGTTTGTCAGCTTTTTAAAAGAATCAAAGTCGGGCTTTGTGTTGGTTTCTCACGATCGGTACTTTCTTGATAACGTTTGTGATTACATGTATGAACTTGATCGCGGTCAAGGCAAAACATATTACGGAAACTATGCCGCATATGAAACGCAGAAGGCTGAAGCTAAAGAGCAGATAGAAAAAGCGTATGCACAGCAGCAGCGTGAAATTAAGCAAAAAAAAGAGACGATAGAACGATTTAAAGCTAAAGCATCCAAGGCGGGCATGGCTCAGTCGATGATGAAGCAGCTTGATAAAATTGAGCTGATTGAACCTGTTGCAAAACCTCCTTCTGTTATGCTCAACTTTTCTCACGTACAGCGTGCGGGCAAAATAGTGCTTACGGTTAAAGATCTTTCTAAGGTTTTTAATGGACATACTATTTTCAAAAATGCTTCATTTGAGATTCCTCGTGATGAAAAAGTTGCACTTGTTGCGGCAAATGGTGTTGGTAAGTCGACGCTCTTTAATCTGATTTGTGGTCGATATCCCCTTGAAACAGGTTCCGTAACATTGGGCCATAACGTTACACCCGCATTATTTGAGCAGGACCAAGATAAGGTACTTAAGCACAACAAAACGGTTTTAGAAGAGGCCGAAGATGCTGCTACTACTCCAACAGCCCGTCAACGGGTACGTGGTTTCTTGGGAGCATTCTTGTTTCCAGGTGACGACGTAAAGAAAAAGATCGGGATGCTCAGTGGTGGTGAAAAAAATCGAGTAGCAATGGTTAAGGTTCTTCTTGCTGATGCTAATCTCTTGATCCTTGACGAACCAACTAACCACTTAGACCTTGATTCAAAAGATATTTTGCTCAAGGCGCTTAAGCAGTTTTCCGGAACAATCTTATTTGTTTCTCACGATCGCTCATTTTTAAATGATCTTGCTACGGTTATTATTGAGTTGACTCCAACGGGTACTCACACCTATCAGGGGAACTACGATGAGTATCTCTATCGTAAGCAAATGATAGCGGGGGCTCAAGACGCGTCTTCCGCTACTCCTGGAAAAGCTTCTCAGCAGGAGCAGAAAAAAGTTGTTCAGCAAGCAGCCCCGATAAATAACAGTAAAGAAGCGTATGAACTTCGAAAAAAAATCAGTAACGTTACTAAAAAAATAGAACGTCAGGATGCTGAATTTGCAGATCTTGCAAGCAAGCTTGGATTTTATGAATATGGGTCAGAGCAGTACAATAAGTTGCTTGACCAACAGCGTAAAGTACAAGAAGAAAAAGCTAAAGCAGAGCGAACTTGGGAAGAGTTGCAAGCTCAGCTTGATCGGTTATAA
- the secA gene encoding preprotein translocase subunit SecA produces MISRILAKIFGTQNERELKRLQPLIQYINDFEPAIQALSDDALRNKTAEFRERLARGQTLDDLLAEAFAVAREAGKRTLGMRHFDVQLVGGMVLHKGNIAEMKTGEGKTFMATLPLYLNALEGKGAHLVTVNDYLARRDAEWMTPLYNFLGLEVGIIQNHLGDEGRKKAYGADITYGTNNEYGFDYLRDNMKFDLEDYVQRELNFAIVDEVDSILIDEARTPLIISGASEKGSKLYQVADQAVRRLSKEDYELDEKERSVNLTESGTDRVEQLLNLENLYAPENIMALHHITQALRAHVLFKRDVDYVVSEEDEVLIVDEFTGRILPGRRYSDGLHQALEAKEGVRVERENQTLATITLQNYFRLYNKLAGMTGTAETEAGEFHKIYKLGVIVVPTNKPMVREDGADIVFLSRDDKYAAVIEDIKDCHKRGQPVLVGTISIEASEYLSHLLTRDGIPHNVLNAKQHDREAEIVKEAGERGKVTIATNMAGRGTDIKLGEGIQSVGGLRIIGTERHESRRIDNQLRGRSGRQGDPGSSKFYISLEDDLMRIFGGPRLKATMERLGMKPGESIEHRMVSRSIEKAQEKVELHNFDIRKHLLEYDDVLNQQRMVVYRYRREILDGADQTKELIREMIGEVMHGIFAAHSKGAVCDQEAVIQIIESIAKLTGLPKELLEKPEFLAERNSSVLETAITEFLVYEYDQFRATVDPETVEQAEKWTLLETVDQAWKIHLLNIDEIKEGIGLRGYGQKNPLIEYKKESFAIFEDMMNQIKWDIVSRIFRMRPDDFSSSAIQHIEHTREKELDAIQIGGDGTEDADAKTIKRSAPKVGRNDACPCGSGKKYKQCHGKE; encoded by the coding sequence ATGATATCAAGAATTCTTGCTAAAATTTTCGGAACGCAAAATGAGCGCGAGCTTAAACGTTTGCAACCTCTTATTCAATACATCAATGACTTTGAGCCTGCAATTCAGGCTCTCTCTGACGATGCACTCAGAAATAAAACTGCTGAGTTTCGAGAGCGACTTGCTCGTGGGCAGACATTAGATGATCTGCTTGCAGAGGCTTTTGCAGTTGCGCGTGAAGCAGGCAAGCGTACGCTTGGAATGCGCCACTTCGATGTTCAGCTCGTTGGTGGAATGGTGTTGCATAAGGGTAACATTGCAGAAATGAAAACTGGAGAGGGTAAAACCTTTATGGCAACATTGCCTTTGTACCTCAACGCACTTGAGGGTAAAGGTGCTCATCTTGTCACCGTTAACGACTACTTGGCTCGTCGCGATGCTGAGTGGATGACTCCGTTATATAATTTCCTCGGCCTTGAAGTTGGAATCATTCAAAATCATTTAGGTGATGAAGGTCGCAAAAAGGCGTATGGTGCTGATATCACCTACGGAACTAATAACGAATACGGCTTTGACTACCTGCGCGACAACATGAAATTTGATTTGGAAGATTATGTTCAGCGTGAATTGAACTTTGCTATTGTTGACGAAGTTGATTCTATTCTCATTGACGAAGCGCGAACTCCGCTTATTATTTCTGGAGCAAGCGAAAAAGGAAGCAAGCTCTACCAGGTAGCAGATCAAGCGGTTCGTCGCCTTTCAAAAGAAGATTATGAACTTGATGAAAAAGAGCGATCGGTTAATTTAACTGAGTCTGGAACCGATCGAGTTGAGCAACTTTTAAATCTTGAAAATTTATACGCCCCTGAAAATATCATGGCGTTACATCACATTACTCAGGCACTTCGTGCTCACGTTTTGTTCAAGCGTGATGTTGACTATGTTGTCAGCGAAGAAGATGAAGTTTTGATTGTTGACGAATTTACTGGCCGTATTTTGCCTGGCCGTCGCTACAGCGATGGATTGCATCAAGCACTTGAAGCAAAAGAAGGTGTTCGAGTTGAGCGTGAAAATCAAACGCTTGCAACAATTACTCTGCAGAACTATTTTAGGCTTTACAATAAACTTGCTGGTATGACCGGTACAGCGGAAACTGAAGCTGGAGAATTTCACAAGATTTATAAGCTTGGCGTGATTGTTGTTCCAACAAATAAACCAATGGTTCGTGAAGATGGTGCGGATATTGTTTTCTTGAGCAGAGATGACAAATATGCGGCGGTGATTGAAGATATTAAAGATTGCCATAAGCGTGGTCAGCCCGTTCTGGTTGGTACCATCTCAATTGAAGCATCCGAATATTTAAGTCATCTGCTGACACGCGACGGAATTCCTCACAATGTTTTGAACGCAAAGCAGCATGATCGTGAAGCCGAGATTGTTAAAGAGGCTGGTGAGCGTGGAAAAGTAACCATTGCAACCAACATGGCAGGCCGAGGAACCGACATTAAGCTTGGTGAAGGTATTCAAAGTGTTGGTGGTTTGCGCATTATTGGTACCGAGCGTCATGAAAGCAGACGTATCGACAATCAGCTACGTGGTCGATCTGGTCGTCAAGGTGACCCTGGATCGTCTAAGTTTTATATCTCTCTTGAAGATGATTTAATGCGTATATTTGGTGGACCTCGACTCAAGGCAACAATGGAGCGCTTGGGCATGAAGCCGGGTGAAAGCATTGAGCATCGCATGGTGAGCCGTAGCATTGAAAAGGCTCAAGAAAAGGTTGAGCTGCATAATTTTGATATCCGTAAGCATTTGCTTGAATATGATGACGTACTGAACCAACAACGAATGGTTGTGTATCGCTATCGCCGTGAAATTCTTGATGGTGCTGATCAAACCAAAGAGCTCATTCGCGAGATGATTGGTGAAGTTATGCACGGTATTTTTGCAGCGCATAGCAAAGGTGCTGTGTGTGATCAAGAAGCGGTTATTCAAATTATCGAATCAATTGCTAAACTTACAGGTCTTCCAAAAGAGTTACTCGAAAAGCCTGAGTTTTTGGCTGAACGAAATAGCAGCGTGCTTGAAACAGCAATAACTGAATTCTTGGTATATGAGTATGATCAGTTTAGAGCAACCGTTGATCCTGAGACTGTTGAGCAAGCTGAAAAATGGACGCTCCTTGAAACCGTTGATCAGGCTTGGAAGATACACCTGCTTAACATTGATGAAATTAAAGAAGGCATAGGCCTGCGCGGTTATGGACAAAAAAATCCATTGATCGAATATAAAAAAGAGTCATTCGCGATCTTTGAAGATATGATGAACCAAATTAAGTGGGATATTGTCAGTCGCATTTTTAGAATGAGACCTGATGACTTCTCCTCTTCTGCAATTCAGCATATTGAGCATACACGCGAAAAAGAGCTTGATGCAATTCAAATTGGTGGCGATGGAACAGAAGATGCCGATGCTAAAACGATTAAACGATCGGCCCCAAAAGTTGGTCGTAACGATGCGTGTCCGTGCGGATCGGGTAAAAAGTATAAGCAGTGCCACGGTAAAGAGTAA
- the atpD gene encoding F0F1 ATP synthase subunit beta has product MNNSQSTALNQTRLPGKVLRISGTVVDVQFDQRNIPDILNKLIIQVPETSQKISQLKTVSLEVAQHLGDGIVRCIALEPLEGIMRGIPVIDTGAPIMVPVGKEVLGHIFDVLGQTIDGTSQLTDTKRWPIYRNAPSLIEQKTGEEILETGIKVLDLICPYIKGSKIGLFGGAGVGKTIIVQELIRNVAIEHGGYSVFVGIGERTREGNELWLEMKSSGVLNKTALVFGQMGEMPGARLRVGLTGLTMAEYFRDKEHKDTLLFIDNIFRYVQAGAEVSALLGRMPSAVGYQPTLASEMGMLQERITSTQNGSITSIQAVYVPADDYSDPAPATTFQHLDASTVLSRKVAQSGLYPAVDPLESVSNGLKPNIVGQRHYEVTRRVQRILQKYKELQDIIAILGMDELSDADKIIVYRAKKIQRFLTQPLFVAEQFTGLQGRYVRREKTVADFEKLISGECDSMPEQAFYMVGTLEEAQEKCKLST; this is encoded by the coding sequence ATGAATAATTCGCAATCCACTGCTCTCAATCAAACTCGGCTTCCTGGAAAAGTGCTGCGTATCAGTGGAACCGTTGTCGATGTCCAATTTGATCAACGAAATATCCCTGATATTTTAAATAAACTTATTATTCAAGTTCCTGAAACATCCCAAAAGATTTCTCAGCTTAAAACCGTCAGCCTTGAAGTTGCTCAGCATCTTGGCGATGGAATTGTTCGCTGCATCGCTCTTGAGCCACTCGAGGGAATTATGCGCGGCATCCCGGTTATCGACACCGGCGCTCCAATTATGGTTCCTGTTGGCAAAGAGGTCCTTGGACATATTTTTGATGTTTTAGGACAAACAATTGATGGTACCTCACAATTAACGGATACAAAACGATGGCCTATCTATCGAAATGCACCAAGCCTTATTGAACAAAAAACAGGCGAAGAAATTCTTGAAACCGGCATCAAAGTTCTCGATTTGATTTGCCCATACATCAAAGGATCAAAAATTGGACTTTTTGGTGGTGCTGGCGTTGGTAAAACCATTATTGTTCAAGAACTTATCCGAAACGTTGCAATCGAGCATGGCGGTTATTCGGTGTTTGTTGGAATAGGAGAACGGACCCGCGAAGGAAACGAACTCTGGCTTGAAATGAAATCATCTGGCGTTTTAAATAAAACAGCTCTGGTCTTTGGTCAGATGGGGGAGATGCCCGGCGCACGCCTGCGGGTAGGACTCACAGGATTGACCATGGCTGAATACTTCCGTGACAAAGAACACAAAGATACACTTCTTTTTATTGATAACATTTTTCGTTACGTTCAAGCTGGGGCAGAAGTTTCAGCACTCCTTGGACGTATGCCATCAGCTGTAGGATATCAACCAACACTGGCCTCCGAAATGGGCATGCTTCAAGAACGTATTACCAGCACTCAAAATGGATCAATTACCTCCATTCAGGCGGTCTATGTTCCTGCAGACGACTACTCAGATCCAGCGCCTGCAACCACTTTTCAACACTTAGATGCAAGCACCGTACTTTCTCGAAAAGTTGCACAATCAGGGCTTTACCCGGCGGTTGACCCTCTCGAGTCGGTCTCCAATGGACTTAAACCAAATATTGTTGGGCAACGACATTACGAAGTGACACGCAGAGTTCAACGCATCTTACAAAAATACAAAGAGCTTCAGGACATTATTGCTATCTTGGGTATGGATGAGCTTTCTGATGCTGACAAAATTATTGTCTATCGAGCAAAAAAAATTCAGCGTTTCCTCACTCAGCCACTTTTTGTTGCAGAGCAATTCACCGGCTTACAGGGCCGTTATGTTCGACGCGAAAAGACCGTTGCAGACTTTGAAAAGCTTATTAGCGGCGAATGCGACAGCATGCCTGAACAAGCTTTTTATATGGTTGGCACACTGGAAGAGGCCCAAGAGAAATGTAAACTCTCAACCTAG
- a CDS encoding DNA double-strand break repair nuclease NurA, with protein sequence MLDRSALAREINDLSEKLFTSQAFPDLMSEEEWNKLVTHQLFLATIDEARDSQNLVSWIGSLADAYPIEPLQQDYAVLAVDGSQVYPDKHIVGVGCYLLNAGGCLLKYGSPSKATLFSHPRVCVAEDDEDEQAFAPELVDLKREAYEFEVLLERALLWRLDNPDKPLVCLIDGSIVFWHLESKSPDLRNKFLSIYLDFLSSCKEHEIIIAGYLSLPKNKELVHLVQTGLCSYEAFAASGLVDLQKKYCPDLGKLTDTQLVQSFLPEGARTTLIASCANIVQAYPAVLKPYFFYLDVGQEVARVEIPAWIAEQPELVNLIAQVCLDQSIKGQGYPVALAESHEQAVIKGPDRDFFYHLICKIGIEQSRRIMLSQKSLKKRSMAV encoded by the coding sequence ATGCTTGATCGTTCTGCTCTTGCGCGCGAAATTAATGACTTATCGGAAAAGCTTTTTACGTCACAAGCTTTTCCAGATCTTATGTCTGAAGAAGAGTGGAATAAGCTTGTGACCCACCAACTTTTTTTAGCAACAATTGATGAAGCTCGTGATTCGCAAAATCTTGTTTCATGGATAGGGAGCTTGGCCGATGCCTACCCAATTGAGCCATTACAGCAAGATTACGCAGTACTTGCAGTTGATGGATCACAGGTTTACCCCGATAAACATATTGTTGGAGTTGGGTGTTATCTCCTCAATGCTGGTGGCTGCTTGCTCAAGTATGGCTCGCCAAGCAAAGCGACTTTGTTTTCGCATCCACGGGTCTGTGTAGCTGAGGATGATGAAGATGAACAGGCTTTTGCACCGGAATTAGTCGACCTCAAAAGAGAAGCGTACGAATTTGAAGTGTTGCTTGAACGAGCACTTTTGTGGAGGTTAGATAATCCAGATAAACCGCTTGTCTGCTTGATTGATGGAAGCATTGTCTTTTGGCATCTAGAAAGCAAATCGCCCGATTTACGCAATAAATTTTTAAGCATTTATCTGGACTTTTTAAGCTCATGCAAAGAGCATGAGATCATTATTGCTGGTTATTTGAGTCTGCCTAAAAACAAAGAGTTGGTGCATTTGGTTCAAACAGGTTTGTGTTCGTATGAAGCCTTTGCAGCTTCAGGGCTTGTTGATTTGCAAAAAAAATATTGCCCGGATCTGGGCAAGCTCACCGATACTCAGTTGGTACAAAGTTTCTTGCCTGAAGGTGCTCGAACAACATTGATTGCCAGCTGCGCTAACATTGTTCAAGCTTATCCAGCAGTACTTAAGCCATACTTTTTCTATCTAGACGTTGGCCAAGAGGTTGCGCGTGTTGAGATTCCTGCTTGGATTGCCGAGCAGCCCGAGCTTGTTAACTTAATTGCCCAGGTTTGTTTAGACCAAAGTATTAAAGGGCAGGGCTACCCCGTTGCACTTGCAGAGTCTCATGAACAAGCGGTGATCAAGGGCCCTGACCGCGATTTCTTTTATCATCTCATCTGCAAAATTGGCATCGAGCAGAGTAGGCGCATTATGCTTTCGCAAAAGAGCCTTAAAAAGCGCTCCATGGCGGTGTGA
- a CDS encoding FAD-dependent oxidoreductase, with translation MSSAWQVLSLFMLTAMSFVSCKKKSVESANAPLVIVGASAAGVAAVKDLLERNYSGEVVWIADQHEDPYSKTKIPYLLEGSKTLDEISIFDMKSLPSNVTPMFGKRVVQIKPDEHVIELNDGQSISYQRLLIAIGLQYQIPSAFAAQKINGIFMFGRASDIQAIEAYLQEHEVKNAVVVGFGLTGADTIDGLVQRGIKVGIVQRSKRLLDRYVNDEAEKIIRDDLDENGVQIHAPSTIKSIISDTDGYVQSIVLSNGNQLACDMIIFTTGLVLQEKLLSDAGIKIQDDGIVVNQSMQTSNPDIFAAGDCALITDLVTGKLRRSAKWPEAEAQGAVAAQNMCGANAIYKGSPFIFGVRFLDTLAMSCGPIGQSDSENFQKVIKRTDKSYSLLLLEKNILKGFLLVNPKDRGIVQKLRQLIEDHTVVTVKELEDLL, from the coding sequence ATGAGTTCTGCCTGGCAGGTGCTGTCCTTGTTTATGCTGACCGCCATGTCCTTTGTCTCTTGTAAAAAAAAATCTGTAGAAAGCGCTAACGCACCTCTGGTTATCGTTGGCGCTTCTGCAGCTGGTGTTGCTGCAGTTAAAGATTTACTTGAGCGTAACTACTCAGGAGAAGTTGTTTGGATTGCTGATCAGCACGAAGATCCATATTCGAAAACCAAAATCCCTTACCTTCTTGAAGGTTCTAAAACTCTGGATGAGATTTCTATTTTTGATATGAAAAGTCTGCCTTCCAACGTGACGCCAATGTTTGGCAAGCGTGTGGTGCAGATTAAGCCAGATGAGCATGTTATTGAATTGAACGATGGCCAATCTATCTCTTATCAAAGGCTCTTGATTGCAATCGGTTTGCAATACCAAATTCCGTCAGCGTTTGCCGCTCAAAAGATTAATGGGATTTTTATGTTTGGTCGGGCTTCCGATATTCAGGCCATTGAGGCATATCTGCAAGAACATGAAGTTAAAAATGCTGTTGTTGTTGGATTTGGTCTTACCGGGGCTGATACTATCGATGGCCTTGTTCAAAGAGGTATTAAGGTAGGTATTGTGCAACGAAGTAAACGTTTACTTGATCGATACGTTAATGACGAAGCTGAAAAAATTATTCGTGATGATCTTGATGAAAATGGGGTACAGATTCATGCACCTTCAACGATTAAATCAATTATCTCTGATACAGATGGTTACGTTCAAAGCATTGTTTTAAGCAACGGGAATCAGCTTGCGTGTGATATGATCATTTTCACAACAGGGCTTGTTCTTCAAGAGAAATTGCTCAGTGACGCAGGCATAAAAATTCAAGATGATGGCATTGTGGTTAATCAATCAATGCAAACCAGCAACCCAGACATTTTTGCGGCTGGAGATTGTGCGTTGATTACCGATCTTGTCACTGGAAAATTACGTCGCAGCGCAAAGTGGCCCGAGGCTGAAGCTCAGGGAGCTGTTGCAGCACAGAATATGTGCGGAGCAAATGCAATTTATAAGGGCTCTCCATTTATATTTGGGGTACGATTTTTAGATACATTAGCGATGAGCTGTGGACCTATTGGCCAAAGCGACTCTGAAAATTTCCAAAAAGTTATCAAACGTACAGATAAGAGCTACTCATTGCTCTTACTTGAAAAAAATATTCTTAAAGGCTTTTTGCTCGTGAATCCAAAAGATCGAGGTATTGTTCAAAAGCTTCGTCAGTTGATTGAAGATCACACTGTAGTAACTGTAAAAGAACTTGAAGATCTTTTATAA